The Pandoraea vervacti DNA window CAGCCGTCGAGCTCCCGAACAAGACCCTCGTGTACTGCTCCGAGGGCAGCCCCGCCGGTTTCGATCCGGGGCAGCTGACCACCGGCACCGACTTCGATCCCGCCGACGCCATCTACAACCGTCTCATTGCCTTCGTTCCGGGCGAGACCGGCGTGATGCCGTCGCTGGCCGAGAAGTGGGACATCTCGCCGGACAACAAGGTCTACACGTTCCATCTGCGCAAGGGTGTGAAGTTCCACACCACCGAGTATTTCAAGCCCACGCGTGACTTCAATGCCGAAGACGTGAAATTCACGTTCGAGCGCATGGGCGATCGCGAGATGCCGTTCCGCAAGGCTTATCCGGCGGAATTCCCGTACTACGTCGACATGGGCCTGCAGGCCGACATCGAGCGCATCGAGATCGTCGATCCGTACACGGTGCGCTTCGTGCTGAAGAAGGTCGACGCGCCGTTCATTCAGAATCTGGCCATGTCGTTTGCGTCGATCCTCTCGAAGGAGTACGCGGACAAGCTGCTCGCGGCGAACAACCCGCGTGACATCGCGCTCAAGCCGGTCGGCACCGGTCCGTTCATCTTCCGCAGCTACACGAAGGACGCCACGCTGCGCATGGACGGCAACAAGGAGTACTGGAATACGAACCTGCCGCCGAAGGTGGGCAAGCTCGTGTTCGCCATCACGACGGACGCCAACGTGCGGATCCAGAAACTCAAGCGCAACGAGTGCCAGGTCGTGACGTATCCGCGGCCGGCGGACGTCGATGCGCTCAAGGCGGAGATCGAGGCACAGGGCAAGGCGGCGAAGCTGAAGATGCCGGATCAGGTTGGCTTCAACCTCGGTTATGTGGCGTACAACGTCAAGAAGGCCCCGCTCGATCGCGTGGAGGTGCGTCAGGCGCTCGACATGGCGATCAACAAGAAGGCGATCCTTCAGTCGGTGTACGGTTCGGCCGGTCAGCTGTCGAACGGCGCGCCGATGCCGCCGACGCAATGGTCCTACGACAAGAACATCAAGTCGGCCAGCTACGATCCTGAGAAGGCCAAGGCGTTGCTCGACAAGGCCGGGGTGAAGGGCGTGGAGATCACGCTGTGGGCCATGCCGGTGCAACGTCCGTACAACCCGAACGGCAAGCTCATGGCCGAAATGATCCAGGCCGACTGGGCGAAGATCGGCGTGAAGGCCAACATCGTCACGTACGAATGGGGCGAGTACATCAAGCGTGCGAAGGCGGGCGAGCATGACGCGATGCTCATCGGCTGGACGGGCGACAACGGCGATCCGGACAACTGGCTCGGCGTGCTGCTCGGCTGCGATTCGATGAACGGCAACAACTTCTCGAAGTGGTGCGACAAGCCGTTCGACGACCTCATCAAGCAGGCGCGTCAGACCACGGACGTGAAGGAGCGCACCCGGCTTTACACGCAAGCGCAGCAGATTTTCGCGCAGCAACTGCCGTTCTCGCCGATTGCGCACTCTACGCAATACAAGCCGATGGCGACGAACGTCAAGGGCTTCAAGCTCAGCCCGTTCAGCCGTAACAGCTTCGCTGGCGTGTCGCTCGACTAAGTTCGCTGGCGCTGTACGACACCGGTTCGGACGATCTGGACACGGCTCGAACCGGTGGCAACAAGCAAGAAAGCGGACTGGCCCGGCCGCCGCGCCCGAGCCAGTTTGCAGCCGGTTCGCAGCATGCGAACGGCATGCCGTCCAAGACTGACCAGATCGACTAACGCGGCAAAGCGTCACCCGTCCCTGCCGGGGGCGGACGGCGCGCGAAGCCCCCACGGAACCTTCCTATGCTGAGATTCGTCCTGAGACGACTAGGCATGGTGATCCCGACCTTCATCGGTATCACTGTCCTCGCGTTCGCGCTCATTCACCTCATTCCCGGCGATCCGATCGAAGTGCTGGTGGGCGAGCGAAATCTCGATCCCGTCATGCACGCCGAAGCGATGAAGCGGCTGGGACTCGATCAGCCGCTCACCACGCAGTATTTCGTCTATCTCAAGCACGCCGCGCAAGGCGACCTCGGTCGCTCCATCGTGACCAACGAAGGCGTGCTCCACGAGTTCTTCGCCCGCTTTCCGGCCACCCTCGAACTGGCCCTGTGCGCGATGATCTTTGCGCTGGTCGTCGGCTTGCCGGCCGGCGTGGCGGCCTCGTTGCGGCGCGGCAAGATGCTTGACCACACCACCATGGGGGCGGCGCTCACCGGCTATTCGATGCCGATCTTCTGGTGGGGCCTGCTGCTCATCATGCTGTTCTCCGTCGATCTGCAATGGACGCCCGTATCCGGGCGGATCGGGGTGGAGTTCGACGTGCCTCACGTCACCGGCTTCATGCTCATCGACACGCTGCTCTCGGGCGACGAAGGCGCCTTCGCATCGGCGTTCAGCCATCTGATCTTGCCGACCATCGTGCTTGGCACGGTGCCGCTCGCGGTGATTGCCCGCATGACGCGCTCGGCCATGCTGGAGGTGCTGCGCGAAGACTACATCCGCACCGCACGGGCGAAGGGCCTGTCGCCCTGGCGTGTGATCGTCGTGCATGCGCTGCGTAACGCGCTGATTCCGGTGATCACGGTGATCGGGTTGCAGGTAGGCACGCTGCTTGCGGGCGCGGTGCTGACCGAGAACGTCTTCTCCTGGCCCGGCATCGGCAAATGGCTGATCGACGCCATTCTGCGACGCGACTATCCGGTGGTGCAGGGCGGCATTCTGCTCATTGCGACGGGCGTCATTCTGGTCAACCTGCTGGTCGACGTGCTCTACGGCGTCGTCAACCCGCGCATCCGGCACTGAGGAGGTCTCTGATGAGTGACACGCCTGCTACGCTGCCGCCTCCCGCCGCTGTGACCGCGACACCTCGTGCGCGTCTGGTCCGGGAATTTCTGCGCAGCTTTACCGCCAACCGTGGCGCCACGGTGGCGGCCATTATTCTGTTGCTGATGTTCGCGGCTGCGCTTCTCGCGCCGGTGATCTCGCCGCACAGCCCCATCGAGCAATATCGCGACTTCGTGAAAATCCCGCCTGCGTGGTTCGAGGGCGGCAACGCGAAGTTCCTGCTCGGCACCGACGAAGCCGGGCGCGACATGCTTTCGCGTCTGATCTACGGCGCGCGCCTGTCGTTCTGGATTGGCCTGTCGTCGGTGGTGCTGTCGCTCATTCCGGGCATTCTGCTCGGATTGCTCGCCGCTTTCTTCCCGCGCTGGCTCGACACGCCGATCATGCGTCTGATGGACATGATGATGGCGCTGCCCTCGCTGCTGCTGGCCGTGGCCGTGGTGGCCGTGATCGGTCCGGGTCTGGCGAATACGACCATCGCCATCGCGATCGTGACGTTGCCTGCCTACGTGCGTCTGACACGCGCGGCGGCGATCGGTGAATTGCAGCGCGAGTATGTGGTGGCGTCGCGCATGGCCGGGGCGGGCACGCTGCGCCTGATGTTCTCTACAGTGCTGCCGAACTGCGCCGCACCGCTCATCGTGCAGGCGACGCTGAGCTTCTCGGTGGCCATTCTCGATGCGGCGGCGCTCGGCTTCCTCGGCCTCGGCGTGCAGCCGCCGCTCGCGGAGTGGGGGTCGATGCTCGCGTCCGCCCGCGACTACATGGAAAGTGCCTGGTGGATCGTGACACTGCCGGGCCTTGCGATCGTCATCTCGGTCCTTGCCATCAACCTGGTCGGCGACGGCCTGCGCGATGCGCTCGACCCCAAACTGAAGCGAATCGCATGAGCCTGCTCTCCATACGAAATCTATCGGTCGACTTCGACGGTGCCCGCGCTGTCGACGCCATCGACCTCGACGTCGGCCAGAGCGAGATTCTCGGCGTAGTCGGCGAATCGGGCTCCGGCAAGAGCGTGACGATGCTCGCGCTCATGGGCCTCATCGATGCGCCCGGGCGCGTGACGGCAGACGAGGTGCGCTTCGACGGGAAAGACCTGTTGCATGCGTCCCGGCGGGAGCGTCGCAACATCGTCGGGCGCGACGTCTCGATGATCTTTCAGGACGCCCTCACCAGCCTGAACCCCAGCTACACCATCGGGTATCAGATCGGTGAGGTCCTGCGCCGTCACATGGGTCTGCGCGGCCGCGCGTTGCGCGAGCGTATCGTCGCATTGCTGGAGCAGGTCGAAATTCCGGACGCTGCGAACCGGCTGGGCGCGTATCCGCATCAGCTCTCCGGCGGGATGAACCAGCGCGTCATGATTGCCATGGCGATTGCGTGCCGTCCGAAACTCCTGATTGCGGACGAGCCGACGACGGCGCTCGACGTGACCATTCAGGCGCAGATCATGGCGCTGCTGCTCCAGCTGCAAAAGGACTACGGGATGTCGCTTGTGCTGATTTCGCACGATCTGGCGGTCGTGGCCGAGGTCGCACACAAGGTGGCCGTGATGTACGCCGGACAGGTGATCGAAGTCCAGCGAGTGCCGGCGCTGTTCGATGCGCCGCATCATCCCTACACGGAAGCGTTGCTCTCAGCGATTCCCGAGCACAACCGAGGAGTACGCCGGTTGCGTACTCTGCCGGGGGTGGTGCCGGGGCGCGACGACCGCCCGGCAGGCTGTCTACTCTCACCACGCTGCCCGTACGCCGACGATCATTGCCGCGAGGTGCAACCCACGCTTACGCCCTACGTTGGGCCGAGCGCGGTGGGTACGCCGCTGGTGCGGTGTTTCAAGCCCCTGCCGCATGAGGTGGCGGGCGTGTCGTCGGGTGACCGGTCGATGGGAGGTTCGCAATGAGTGAAACGGTGATCGCGACGCCTCCGGGAACGCCGCAGGCGAGCGCTTCGGACGGGCGCGTGGTATTGGCCGCGCAAAATCTGACGCGCTTTTATACCGTCAATCGCGGGTTGTTCCGTGGTCAGGCGAGCGTCAAGGCGCTGGCGGGCGTGTCGTTCGATCTGACGGCCGGGCGCACACTCGCGGTGGTTGGCGAGTCGGGGTGCGGCAAATCGACGCTGGCCCGGGTGCTGACGTTGATCGAGGCGCCGACGTCCGGCAGACTCTTCGTCGATGCGACCGAGACGACGACGGCGTCGGCGGGCCAGCTGGCGCCGCTGCGCACGCGGGTCCAGATGGTGTTTCAGAATCCGTACGCGTCGCTCAACCCGCGCAAGACGGTCGGACAGGCGCTCGACGAGCCGCTGGCCATCAACACATCGCTGAGCCGCGCCGAGCGCGGCGAGAAGATTGCCGCGATGATGCGCACCGTCGGACTGCGTCCCGAGCATGTGGCGCGGTATCCACACATGTTCTCGGGCGGGCAGCGTCAACGCGTGGCGATTGCCCGGGCGATGATCCTGTCGCCCGCCATCGTGGTGGCCGATGAGCCCGTTTCCGCCCTGGATGTCTCAATTCAGGCACAAATCCTGAATCTTTTCATGGATTTGCAGGACCGATACGCGACGAGTTACGTATTCGTGTCGCATAATCTCGCGGTGGTCGAGCATGTGGCCGACGACGTCATGGTGATGTACCTCGGCCGCGCGGTCGAACACGGTCCCAAGGCCACCGTGTTCGGCAAGCCGCTGCATCCGTACACCAAGGCGTTGATGTCGGCGACGCCGGCGATCAAGGCATCCGAGCGGCGGGTGAAAATACCGCTGATCGGCGAGTTGCCATCGCCGCTGCGCCCGCCGCCCGGGTGTGCGTTTGCGCCGCGCTGTCCGTACGCGATAGACCGTTGCCGTGGGGAAGTGCCGCAATTGCGCGAGCTTGATGGCCGTCTGGTGGCGTGCCATCGGGTTGAAGACATAGAGGGATAACGAGATTGGGTGGACCACCACGCGCGACGCATGTTCGCCGGGGCGTTGCATGGACCGGCTGGCTGCTGGGTTGCTTGCTGATGACGCTTGCCCTCACGCTGGACGCGGCGTCGACTGCCGTCCCGCGCGCGGTGGCGCCGCGAGCCTTTCCGCTGGTCGTGCCGGAGCCCGGCGAGCCGCCGCCGGGCGCCAATCTCCCATTCTATGAAGCCCGCAAGGGCGACATGACCATCTACGTGATGGGCACGCTGCACGTTGGCAAGCCCGACGATTACCCGTTCCGCAAAGTCGTGGTCGATGCGCTGCGCGTATCGAGCGTGGTGGCGTTCGAGCTCTCGCCCGACGATCTCACCATGTCGCAGGACGACGTGCAGAAGTACGGCATGTGTCCCCGAGCCTGTTTGCCGAGGCTGATTCCGGCGCCGATGTGGCGCACGTTGCGCGATCGTCTCAAGGGCAATCCGGCCATGCTGGCCGAGATTCGCCATATGCGACCGTGGCTGGCGGCGCTGCTTGTCGAGACGCTGGATTCGATGGGGGCGGACCTGCAAACGGAGTACGGCACGGAAAACCAGCTGGAGAACATCTATCGCGGTCGCATCGTCGGTCTCGAATCGCTGGCCGAGCAGATGGAGGCTTTCACCGGACTGACGGGCCCGCAGCAAAACGAATTGCTCGCGCAGGAGTTAGTGCTCACGCCGAAAAAGGCAACGGCGCAGGTCGAAGCGTTGCACCGTTTGTGGCGGGCGGGCGATGCGGAACTGGTCTTCGACTGGTCGCAGGCCAAGGCGGCGCAGGTACGACGCAATGTCGCGTTGGCGGACGCCATCGACGAGCGCATTCTCTATTCGCGCAACCGCCGCTTTCTGGCGCGCATGCTGTTCCTCGCGGACCCGGGCAAGCCGGTCTTCGTCGCGGTCGGCACCTTGCATCTCGGCGGCCCGCGCGGCGTGCTGCAACTGTTGCGAGAACATGGGTTTTCCGTCTCGCAGCGGTAAGGAAATGGTCAAACCGAGCGCACGGCCGAGGTCATCGGCGACTTTATTGCGTCGCCCGATGCCTCGGTTGACGGTGGTGCGTTGTGACGTCGTGCAGGAATTTCACCTCACGCCAACATCCCCCGTGCTTCAATGAAGCGAATGATCTCCTGAAGGCCTTTGCCTTCTTTCATGTTTCCCATCACGAACGGGCGCATGCCCCGCATCTTCTGTGTGTCGGAGCGCATGATGTCGAGCGACGCGCCAACGTAGGGAGCGAGATCCGTCTTGTTGATCACCAGCAGGTCCGACTTGGTGATGCCCGGGCCGCCCTTGCGCGGAATCTTCTCGCCGCCGGCCACGTCGATCACGTAAATCGTCAGGTCCGACAACTCCGGGCTGAAGGTCGCCGCCAGGTTGTCACCGCCGGACTCGATGAACACGACGTCCGCATCGGGGAAACGATCCAGCATGCGCTCGACGGCTTCGAGGTTGATCGAAGCGTCCTCGCGAATCGCGGTGTGCGGGCAACCCCCGGTCTCCACGCCCAGAATGCGCTCGGGCTCCAGCGCACCGGCCACCGTGAGCAAACGCTGGTCTTCCTTCGTGTAGATGTCGTTGGTGATGACGACGAGGTCATAGCGCTCACGCATGGCCTTGCACAGCATTTCGGTCAACGTGGTCTTGCCGGAGCCGACCGGGCCTCCGATGCCGACACGCAGCGGCGGATTCTTCTTGGTACGACGGGCGTTGGCGGATGTCGTCATGGCGAATGTCGTGGTGGCGGTGAAATATCGATGAAAAAGGACGCGATGCGCCGCATCCTAGGAACGGAATAGCCGTGAATATTGTGTCTCGTGGCGCGACGCGAGAATGGCAAGCGCCGGCGAAAACGTGTTGATCCGGTCGTCTGGCAACGACGCCGCGCGATGGGCCGCGTCGACCACGCGAGGCCGCAGCGCCACGATCACGCGCTGTGCGGCAAGCTGCCCTAGCGGCACCGCCTTGAGGGCGCCGGCCACCTGATTCTCCAGCCAACTGAACGCGTAGGCGACGAGCGTATCGGCCAGCGGTGCGCCATGCGCGAGCGCAGCGAACGCAAAGGCCGTGGGCAGCGCAATCGGCTTGATCGACGCCAGGTGTGCCCGCTGCTCGGCGTCACCCCATTCGAGCGACACGGCGAGTTGCGTGAGCGACCAGCCCATTTGCTCGGTTTCGGCGCGCAATTCGGCCGCCTCGCGTGTGGCGAGCAGCCAGTCATTCACATGCCTGAGCGCCGCGAGGTCTCGCGCTTGCCAATGTCGCCACTGTCGCGCGAGCAACGCCATCTCCCCCGTCGTAAAAACGCCATCGAGTTGGCTGGCGATCCATTGCTCGGCGCTGGGCGCGTCGTGGATGATGCCGTGTTCGACCGCCGCTTCGAGTCCTTGCGAATAGCTGAACGCACCGATGGGCAATGCGGGCGACGCGAGATGCAGCAGCGCCGCGAGCGACTGCAACGACGCCGCGGCGACCGGCTCAGTGAGCGGGCTGGCCAGACTTGCCGTCATCGCTCGGACTCACAGTCGTGGAATCGGCGTTCGCGTCGGTCGCATGATCGTGCCCGCAGCCGGGGCCATGCACGTGACCGGCTTTATGGACGTGCGAGTGCCCGTGATCGTGTGCACACCCCGGGCCATGCACATGACCCGAGTCGTGACCGTGCGAATGCGAATGCGAGTGCCCATGATCGTGCCCGCATCCGGGGCCGTGAATGTGTCCGTGATCGTGATCATGGTCATGCGAGTGCCCATGGTGCTCGTGAAACACCTGCTGCGCGAGGGCGAAGTCTTCGGCGAACGTCGCATCGTGGCCATGCTTGTGACCACCGCCATAAGCGCCAGCTTCCGGCTCGAACGGCATCAGCGCCTCGGCGACATCGACATCGAGACGCAGCAACATGTCGCGCAGCACCGGGTCGTATTCGAGCTTCAGATAGCCGTCACCGACTTCGACC harbors:
- a CDS encoding ABC transporter substrate-binding protein; this translates as MKQTHTLRLLLAATVLAGAAVIPPAAAVELPNKTLVYCSEGSPAGFDPGQLTTGTDFDPADAIYNRLIAFVPGETGVMPSLAEKWDISPDNKVYTFHLRKGVKFHTTEYFKPTRDFNAEDVKFTFERMGDREMPFRKAYPAEFPYYVDMGLQADIERIEIVDPYTVRFVLKKVDAPFIQNLAMSFASILSKEYADKLLAANNPRDIALKPVGTGPFIFRSYTKDATLRMDGNKEYWNTNLPPKVGKLVFAITTDANVRIQKLKRNECQVVTYPRPADVDALKAEIEAQGKAAKLKMPDQVGFNLGYVAYNVKKAPLDRVEVRQALDMAINKKAILQSVYGSAGQLSNGAPMPPTQWSYDKNIKSASYDPEKAKALLDKAGVKGVEITLWAMPVQRPYNPNGKLMAEMIQADWAKIGVKANIVTYEWGEYIKRAKAGEHDAMLIGWTGDNGDPDNWLGVLLGCDSMNGNNFSKWCDKPFDDLIKQARQTTDVKERTRLYTQAQQIFAQQLPFSPIAHSTQYKPMATNVKGFKLSPFSRNSFAGVSLD
- a CDS encoding peptide ABC transporter ATP-binding protein, producing the protein MSETVIATPPGTPQASASDGRVVLAAQNLTRFYTVNRGLFRGQASVKALAGVSFDLTAGRTLAVVGESGCGKSTLARVLTLIEAPTSGRLFVDATETTTASAGQLAPLRTRVQMVFQNPYASLNPRKTVGQALDEPLAINTSLSRAERGEKIAAMMRTVGLRPEHVARYPHMFSGGQRQRVAIARAMILSPAIVVADEPVSALDVSIQAQILNLFMDLQDRYATSYVFVSHNLAVVEHVADDVMVMYLGRAVEHGPKATVFGKPLHPYTKALMSATPAIKASERRVKIPLIGELPSPLRPPPGCAFAPRCPYAIDRCRGEVPQLRELDGRLVACHRVEDIEG
- a CDS encoding ABC transporter ATP-binding protein, with the translated sequence MSLLSIRNLSVDFDGARAVDAIDLDVGQSEILGVVGESGSGKSVTMLALMGLIDAPGRVTADEVRFDGKDLLHASRRERRNIVGRDVSMIFQDALTSLNPSYTIGYQIGEVLRRHMGLRGRALRERIVALLEQVEIPDAANRLGAYPHQLSGGMNQRVMIAMAIACRPKLLIADEPTTALDVTIQAQIMALLLQLQKDYGMSLVLISHDLAVVAEVAHKVAVMYAGQVIEVQRVPALFDAPHHPYTEALLSAIPEHNRGVRRLRTLPGVVPGRDDRPAGCLLSPRCPYADDHCREVQPTLTPYVGPSAVGTPLVRCFKPLPHEVAGVSSGDRSMGGSQ
- a CDS encoding urease accessory protein UreF, producing MTASLASPLTEPVAAASLQSLAALLHLASPALPIGAFSYSQGLEAAVEHGIIHDAPSAEQWIASQLDGVFTTGEMALLARQWRHWQARDLAALRHVNDWLLATREAAELRAETEQMGWSLTQLAVSLEWGDAEQRAHLASIKPIALPTAFAFAALAHGAPLADTLVAYAFSWLENQVAGALKAVPLGQLAAQRVIVALRPRVVDAAHRAASLPDDRINTFSPALAILASRHETQYSRLFRS
- a CDS encoding ABC transporter permease subunit — protein: MSDTPATLPPPAAVTATPRARLVREFLRSFTANRGATVAAIILLLMFAAALLAPVISPHSPIEQYRDFVKIPPAWFEGGNAKFLLGTDEAGRDMLSRLIYGARLSFWIGLSSVVLSLIPGILLGLLAAFFPRWLDTPIMRLMDMMMALPSLLLAVAVVAVIGPGLANTTIAIAIVTLPAYVRLTRAAAIGELQREYVVASRMAGAGTLRLMFSTVLPNCAAPLIVQATLSFSVAILDAAALGFLGLGVQPPLAEWGSMLASARDYMESAWWIVTLPGLAIVISVLAINLVGDGLRDALDPKLKRIA
- the ureG gene encoding urease accessory protein UreG, with translation MTTSANARRTKKNPPLRVGIGGPVGSGKTTLTEMLCKAMRERYDLVVITNDIYTKEDQRLLTVAGALEPERILGVETGGCPHTAIREDASINLEAVERMLDRFPDADVVFIESGGDNLAATFSPELSDLTIYVIDVAGGEKIPRKGGPGITKSDLLVINKTDLAPYVGASLDIMRSDTQKMRGMRPFVMGNMKEGKGLQEIIRFIEARGMLA
- a CDS encoding TraB/GumN family protein, whose translation is MTLALTLDAASTAVPRAVAPRAFPLVVPEPGEPPPGANLPFYEARKGDMTIYVMGTLHVGKPDDYPFRKVVVDALRVSSVVAFELSPDDLTMSQDDVQKYGMCPRACLPRLIPAPMWRTLRDRLKGNPAMLAEIRHMRPWLAALLVETLDSMGADLQTEYGTENQLENIYRGRIVGLESLAEQMEAFTGLTGPQQNELLAQELVLTPKKATAQVEALHRLWRAGDAELVFDWSQAKAAQVRRNVALADAIDERILYSRNRRFLARMLFLADPGKPVFVAVGTLHLGGPRGVLQLLREHGFSVSQR
- a CDS encoding ABC transporter permease subunit, translated to MLRFVLRRLGMVIPTFIGITVLAFALIHLIPGDPIEVLVGERNLDPVMHAEAMKRLGLDQPLTTQYFVYLKHAAQGDLGRSIVTNEGVLHEFFARFPATLELALCAMIFALVVGLPAGVAASLRRGKMLDHTTMGAALTGYSMPIFWWGLLLIMLFSVDLQWTPVSGRIGVEFDVPHVTGFMLIDTLLSGDEGAFASAFSHLILPTIVLGTVPLAVIARMTRSAMLEVLREDYIRTARAKGLSPWRVIVVHALRNALIPVITVIGLQVGTLLAGAVLTENVFSWPGIGKWLIDAILRRDYPVVQGGILLIATGVILVNLLVDVLYGVVNPRIRH